The Lachnospiraceae bacterium KM106-2 nucleotide sequence GCATTGATCATAGGGTTACAGCTTCTTGGAGGCGGTGATGAAACAGGTGTAGTGATCAAGTTGACTGCACTAGAAGTAGTGAAATTATTCTTTATTGGTGTGATCGCTTCTGCTACAATGGTTATTCCTGGTGTCAGCGGATCTATGATTTTGATGATCCTTGGATACTATTCACCAATCATCGATTACGTAACAAAGTTTATTAAAGCATTAGCTGCTTTTGATATGACACAAATGTTAGATTGTGCAGCAATCTTAGTTCCTTTTGGAATTGGAGTTGTAATTGGTATCTTCGCGATCGCCAAGTTAATTGAATTCTTATTAAATCGTTATGAATCCTTAACTTATAGTGCAATTTTAGGTCTTGTTATCGCATCACCGTTTGCAATCTTAATGAGTGCAGGAATTGCAGGACTTACTGTAGGAACAATCGTTGTAAGTGCGATTACATTTGCAATTGGTTTTGCAGTTGCTTATGTATTAGGAAGAGAATAAATTTAAATAACATAAAAACGCTGTGAGCAAAATATAATGTTCTACAGCGTTTTTTTACGTTTCTTATTGAGAATTGTTTGCTAGATAGAGTTCTTGACAATACTGAGAAGATAGGCTTATAATACTTATTGCAATTCATTTGCAATAAGTGAGAAAGGATTATTAAAATGAAAGCTTCAAACACAAAAAAAGTAGGGATTTTACTTTCTGTCATGTGTGTACTTGTAATTATTAGTATGGGTCTTACCCGTCTCTTCAATTCTACTCCAAGTACAAATAGCGATAAGAAGATTCGAGTAGTTACCTCATTTTACCCGGTTTATATTGCAGCAATGAATGTAACTAAGGACATGGATAACATTGAATTAACAAATCTTGCAGGCAAGCAGACGGGCTGTCTGCACGACTATACATTAACAACGGCAGATATGAAAGTACTAGAAGATGCCGATGTATTTATTATGAATGGAGGAGGAATGGAGTCTTTTGTAGACGATATTCTAAAAGCCTATCCAAAATTAACAATTATTGATACTAGCGAGGGAATTACAATGTTAGAGGGAAGTGCACATAGTCATGAGCATTCTCATGACGATAGTGAAGAAGATTCCCATGAGCATTCCCATGACGATAGTGAAGAAGATTCCCATGAGCATTCCCATGATGATAGCGAAGAGGATTCTCATGAAGAAGAACACAGTCATGAAGGAGAACAGAATGCTCATGTTTGGCTAAATCCTGATAATTATGTAAAACAAATCGAAAACATGAAAAATGGATTGATCCAATATGATTCGGCAAATAAGACTGTTTATGAGAAAAATGCATCTGAATATGAGAAGAAGGTTGCTGATATCAAAACAGAGTTAACGGACATGATCAAGTTAGGTGAAGTTAAAAATAGCGAGACGATCATTTTCCATGACTCATTTGAATATTTATTAGATTATTTGGGAATTGAAGTTGTTGACTCAATTGAAATTGAGAAAGATACTTCTCTTAGTGCAGGCGATGTAGCAGAGATCATTAATGAAGTGAAAGAACATAAGATTAAGGTATTATTTACAGAAAAGCAGTTTAGTGCAACGATTGCAACTCGTATCGGGAAAGAAACGGGAGCAAAAGTATATGTCTTAGATTCTTTAGTAAGCGGAGATTATGATAGAAATGAGTACCTTACAGGAATGAAGGAAAATATCAAAGTTTTAAAAGAAGCATTATATCAGTAATCTGTAAGCAGAAAGGAGTATCTTTAAGATGAAAAAAGAGAATCAAACTCATGACCGTTATATTGCGGAAATGAAAGCAGGAAGCAAATCATGTGGGGGACATTGTATCCGCGTGAAAGATATGTCAGTATCCTATGGGAATCAAAAGGTGCTTGATCAAGTTAACCTGCATGTTCATTGTGGCAAATTAACGGCTGTGATTGGAAGAAATGGTGCAGGAAAATCGACTTTAATGAAAGCGATCTTAAATGAGATTCCTCATGAAGGAGGGCTTTCCTTTCAGTATAATACCCACCATCACCCATGTAATAGCTGTGGTCATGAGCACAAAGATATTCTTCATGCTTGCGACATGGTTACAAAGGAAGTGGATATTAGTCAAATGAAAATTGGCTATGTTCCTCAGCACTTAAATATTGCAAAGAATACGCCAACCAGTGTATACGATATGTTTGCAAGTTATATTAGCAATAGACCAGTCTTTCTTATGAGAAGTAAAAAGTTATATGAAAAGATTAAAGAACAACTTAAATTCTTTGAGGCGGAAGACTTGATCGATAAGGCGGTTTGCGATCTATCGGGCGGTGAGCTGCAAAGAGTATTGTTATCTATGGCAACGATGCCAGTGCCTAATTTACTGCTTCTTGATGAACCAGTATCCGGTATTGATCATAATGGTATGGAATTATTTTTCCGAAATATTCAGAACTTAAAAGAGCATTTTGATCTAGCGGTTATCCTAGTATCTCATGATCTGGAATATGTAGCTAGATATGCGGATCACGTGGTTCTCTTAGACCATAAGATCGTGAAAGAGGGAACAGCAGAAGAAGTGTTCCGTAGCCCCGAGTTTAAGAAAATATTCGGAAATATGAATTATATGGAGATGTAATATGAGTACAATCTATCAAATATTAGAAACGGTGCTTCCATTTCAATGGATCCACTATGATTTTATGAAAAATGCGTTTTTAGCCATACTGATCATCACACCGTTATTTGGAATCCTTGGTACGATGATCGTAAATAATCGAATGGCATTCTTTTCAGATGCATTAGGCCATTCTGCTTTTACAGGAATCGCCATCGGTGTATTGCTTGGACTTAGTAATACGAATTTATCGATGGTTCTATTTGCAATCCTATTTGCGCTTGCCCTAAATAAGATTAAGCGTATGAACACAATTTCTACGGATACCATCATATCGGTATTTGCTTCATTAAGTACTTCTGTCGGACTTGTAATTTTGTCTCAGAATGGCAACTTTTCGAAGTATTCAAATATATTAGTGGGTAATATTTTAAGTATCACACCAGCTGAAATTGGTTTATTATTATTGATCTTTATTATTACAGTCGTATTCTGGATCACTTGTTTTAATCGCTTACATGCAATGAGTTTAAATGAATCACTTGCAAATAGTAAAGGGATTCCTACGGTGTTGATCGATAATTTGTTCGTGATCATCATTGCTTTGATCGTAATGTTATCGATTAAATGGGTTGGAATTCTAATTATCAATGCATTACTTATCTTGCCGGCAGCGGGAAGCAGAAATATTGCTACAAATATGAGAGAGTATCATTTATATTCCATTATGATCTCGGTATTTAGTGGTATTTTAGGATTATTATTATCTTATTATAATAATACAGCTACGGGACCAACGATTGTTATCGTAGCATCGATTATTTTCTTTGTAACATTAGCAGTACGTCCGCTTTGTAAAGATTAATTGAGAATCAGTACGTATACTTGCCCTTTTTACTTCGTAAAATGTTTAGTAAGAACATTGGAAGTAAGAGGGCATTTTTTATGAAGAAAAGTGTCTATAAAAAGGTAGTTTGTAATTTGATTTTATGGACGATCTTATTGACGTTTCTCGTATTAGGATTACCACGAATGATCGGTTTCTTTCTGCCATTTGTAATTGGTATGCTCATTGCATTAATAGTGAATCCGCTGGTACGTTTTTTAGAAGAGAAAGTTAGGATCGTTCATAAATGCAGCTCTGTATTGGTCATTTTCTTCGTCTTACTCATCGTGATCGTCATCTTTTATTTTGTAGTACTTTTTGTTGTTAATCAGGGAGTGCAGTTAATGGAGGATGTTCCGAGAATCTATCGTAATGTTGAAGAGACGATATCTGGTATTGCACTTCGTTTTCAAGATCAGTACAATAAATTACCCCATGAAGTAAAGAGCAGGATAATAGAAGCGGTTCAAGGACTAAATCAATATGGAAATGAAATTGGAAAAGGTTTATCTTTGCCATCGATCGGAGAGGCATCTTCTCTAGTAAGAGGTATTGCAGATGGATTCTTTTATTTAGTGATTACGATCATGTCAGCCTATTTCTTTGTAGCAGAAAAGAATCATCTATCGGAACGATTTGAGAAGTTATTTTCTCCGGAAGGATTAGAACAATATCGTGCCGTAACCGATGGATTCAAGAATGCTATGGGTGGCTATATAAAAGCACAGTTTAAGATCACGCTTGTGATCATGGCAATCTTATGTGGAGGCTTTCTGATTATTCGAATTGATTATGCAATCATTCTAGGAATTTTGATCGCCTTGCTTGATTTCCTGCCGGTCTTTGGAACGGGAACGGTACTTTGGCCATGGATGTTTTTAGACATTGTAAAAGGCTATTATAGACGTGCTTTGATCATCTTGATCATCTATGTGGTATGTCAAGTAGCAAGAGAAGTATTGCAACCTAAGATGGTTGGTGATAGTACGGGGATTAGTCCACTGATGACTTTATTTTTAATGTTTGTCGGTTTTAAGTTGTTTGGTGTAGTCGGAATGATCTTTGCGGTACCCGTTGGTATGGTAGTAAAGAATTTATATGAGATGAGTATGTTTACGTCCTTGATCGAGGGGATTAAGATTATTGCAAAAGAGATCAATGAATATAGGAAAGCATGAGAAAGTATATCTTTTTTTTTATAAATCAACTAAAATAAGAAATAAGTTAAGAAACGAATTGAGGAGGAATAACATGAAATTCATTCATACAGGGGATTTGCATATCGGTAAGCAGGTTCATGAATTTAGTATGTTAGAAGATCAGAAATATATATTAGATGAAATCGTAAATATCGCCAAGGAGGAAGAGGCAGACGCAATTTTACTTGCAGGAGATGTGTATGATCGTTCTGTCCCACCGGCAGAAGCGGTATCTTTATTAGATGATTTTCTATCAAAGTTAACAGAGAGTGGGAAAAAGGTGTTTTTGATCAGCGGAAATCATGATTCACCGGAACGACTTTCTTTTGCGAGTGAGATATTAGAGAGAGAAGGGGTTTATATTACGGGACTTCTTCCAGATCAGATGAAAGAGATCGTAATGAAAGATGAATTTGGTCCAATTCATGTGTATCTGATGCCATTTGCCAAACCACAGGTGATCAGACAGGTTATGACGAAATCAAGTGAGGGTAAAATACCTTCTTATGAAGAAAGCATTCGAAATTATATTGGTCAGACTATTGTGAAAGAAGAGGAACGCAATCTCTTAATGACCCACCATTTTATTACGAATCAAGGAGTCGAGCCAGAACAGTCAGATTCAGAGTCACTCATCAGTGTAGGAGGAACGGATAATATCGATGTCAGTACCTTTGACGCTTTTGATTATGTTGCATTAGGACATATTCATAGAGCACAGAAAGTAGGAAGAGATACGGTGCGGTATTCAGGATCACCACTGAAGTATTCCTTTTCAGAGGTATTTCATAAGAAATCAGTTTGTGTGATCGAGATGAAGGAAAAGGGAAATGTAGAGGTCAGATTACGTGAATTAAATCCGATCCGTGATATGAGAAAGATTAAAGGAACGTTAGAGGATCTTGTCAGCAGTGAGGTGGTAAGTGCAGGGAATGCCAATGACTACATTGAAGCTACCTTGACAGATAAAGAAGAATTGATCGATCCAATCAGCAGATTAAGAGCTTCTTATCCTAATATCATGCATCTTCGAATGGAACAGAGAGAACGAAAAGAGGAAGGCATCACCGAGGCAAAAGAAGCAATTAAGAAGATGTCACCACTTGAAATATTTGAAGAATTCTATGAGAAAGTATCAGGAAGAGAATTTACAGAGGAAAAACGGGAGATCATGGTACCGATCATCGATGAGGCAGTCTCCTATTATCATGGAAGTGAGAAAAAAACGGAAGGAGGCGATAAGTAATGAAGCCGATGCAATTAAGTTTAAGTGCCTGGGGGTCCTATCCTGGAGAAGTCCATGTTGATTTTACAACATTTGAAGAGCAAGGGATCTTCTTGATCACAGGGCCTACTGGAGCGGGCAAGACGACTATTTTTGATGCCATTAGTTTTGCTTTGTATGGGAATGTAAGTGGTAGTGTAAGGGAGAAGACAAGCCTTAGAAGTGACTTTGCAAAACCAGAGGCTGCTACTTATGTAGAACTGACATTTAAGCATAAAGGACGTCACTATAAGATCCGTCGTATTCCGAAATATGAAAGACAAAAGAAACGTCAAAGTGGAACGACTACCCAAAGTGAGACAGCTGAGTTATATTTCTTAGACGAGGAAGATCGTCAGCCGATCACTAAGGTATCCGATGTGAATGAAGCGATTTATGAGCTAATGGGAATTGATTATAATCAGTTCAAGCAGATCGCAATGATCGCGCAAGGAGAGTTTCAGAAACTGTTGATTGCTGATTCAGAAGAACGTGTGAAGATTCTTCGTAAGTTATTCCGAACGGATCATTTTGAGAGAATCGGTAAGTTATTAACAGAGCAGGCACTTTCGTTAGGGAAGGCACGTGCGACAGAAAAGACGAAGATCGATAGCAATTTATTGAATTTGCGTGTACATTCGGAAGAATTGCAAGAAAAAATTGTAGCAGAAGATAAAGATTATGAGGCAATTCTTGTATCTGTAAAGCTGGAAGTAAAGGAAGAAGAAAAAGAAGTTAGAGAAAAGAGCAAAATTCGCAAACAAGCAGAGACAGAGAAAGAAAAACTGAATGCCACGATCCAAGAAGCAAAGGATCAGTTAGAGAAAAGAAAACAGCTCCAACAATGTCAGGTAAAGTTAGATCAGCTATCCATGCGTAAAGCTGAGATTGAGGAGAAAGAGCATAAGATAGAGCGAATTCGAGAGGCGAAGGAAGTAATGCCTTATTACAGTCGATTCCATACCATGAAGGAAGAGGAAGATAAGGCGAAGAACCGTCTGGAATTCACAATAGAGCAACTGAAAAAAGTAGAAGTAGAATTAAAAGCCGGCGAAGAGAATGTGAAGCAGGCAGAAATCTTACAGGAACAAAATGAGAAACTAAATAGTGAAAAGGCATATTTAGAACCATTTAGTGAAATGTTTGAAAAGCAGACCAAGTTAAAGAAAGAACTTGCTCAGGCAGATACCGCCTATCAGAGAGCAGGTTCTATGAATGAGCAGATGAAAGATTATCTTAAGGAAAGCAAAGAGAAAGAAGAAGGTATTACAAAACAGCTTGAGAGATATGAGGGAGCAGAGCAGTCGTTAGCTGAGAAGACAGTTGAGTTAGAGAAGAAAAAGCAGCAGATTAAGCTATATGAGGAAGAAAAGGAACGTCAAAATCGTATCGGAACGGAGAAGGACAAGTATATTAACTGGTCTGGACAAAGGGATGTCCAAAAGGAAAAGTGTACGATGATGAAGGACCGTATTAATGAAGAGACGATTAAATTAACTCGTGCTCAGGCTGGTATTCTAGCTAGCAAGTTAGAAGAAGGAAAACCTTGTCCAGTCTGTGGATCTAAGGAGCATCCAGCCCCAGAAAAGCTGCAAGGAGATGTGTTATCAGAAGAGCAGATCAAAGGATTAGAAGAAGAGTATACGAAAGAATTCGATAAATTAGCAAATATGGAGAGCTATGTTGTAAGACAGAAGACTTTAGTAGAAACACTGGATACTCAGAGCGATGAGTTTTTAAAACAGTTTGGAATCCAGAAGAATGAGTTTACAGATGCTTATGTTGCCTGCAGTAAAGATGTTGTTTCATTAGAACAGTCACTTAAGGATGAAAATGCGAAGTTACGCCAAAAGAAATTATTAGAAGAGCAGGCAAAGGCTTTGAAAGAGCAGATTGCAAAGTGTGAGTCTGATAAGATAGAGAAAGACCAACAGCTAGAGCTTTTACGTACTTCTGTAGACGGTTTAAAAGGAAAGCTTGGAGCAATTGAAGAGACATTACCGAAGGAGTTTGCTACGGAAGAACTTTTAGTAAGACGGTTACAAGAAATTGTCGCTACGATCGCACAAAATAGCTTGAAAGCAAATGAATTAAAGCAGAAGCAGGAGATGTTAGCGAAACAGAAGCAGGAGATGGAAGGCAGCCAGAAGGAAATTCAGGTGACGATTCAGAACTTAGCAAATCAGCTTCAGTTCTTAAAGCAAGAATTCGAACAGGCTCTTCTTAGTCATAAATTTGAAAATGAAACAGTATTCCAAGAAATGATCAATCAGGCATCTGATCTGCCTTTGATCGAGCAGGACGTCTCGATGTATAAAGATGAAACTATCCGTGTACATCAGTTAAAAGAAGGGCTCGAAAAAGAGATTAAAGAAGATGAGCCGATTTCACTGGAAGAGTTAGAGAATAAAAAGGTGGAATTGTTAGAAGTATTAACAGAAATGGAACAATGGATCCAAGAACGAGCTACCAATATTGATATTAACAAAGACATTATAGCAAAAGTGGAGAAAAACTTATCGCAGTTAGGTTCGGTTAATGAGAAATACCGAATTTATACCGATTTAGATAATGCTGCGAAAGGCTTTAATAGTGATCGAATGAAGTTAGAACAGTTCGTATTATCGGTATACTTTAAAGAGATCCTAAAGGCAGCAAACGCACGTCTGTCGACAATGACGGGTGGGCGATATGAACTATTAAAAGCAGATAAAGTAGAAGATGCCAGAAAGAGAGGCAGTTTAGAGTTAGAGGTAATGGATTACTATACAGGAAAACGAAGAAGTGTAAAGACGTTATCTGGTGGTGAATCATTTAAGGCAGCAATCTGCCTGGCTCTTGGTTTATCCGATATCGTGCAGAATAATGCAGGTGGAATTGAAATTGAGACCCTATTTATCGATGAAGGATTTGGAGCGCTTGATAGTGAGTCACTAGAACAGGCATTAGAAACATTGGGAAGCTTATCTGCTAATAATCGTTTGATCGGAATTATTTCTCACGTATCAGAATTAAAAGAGAGAATTGATCATCAGATTATCGTATCCAGAACGCAGCAGGGCAGTAGAGTAGAGATTCAATAAAAGTAAAGCAGACGGTATCGTAGTAAATGATATCGTCTGCTTTTCTTATCTTATCATCCTTAATTTTTCCTTGGTACAGCCAAGAGAGAGTTCTTTTTCCTTTCCTGTGAATTCACCGTCAGTATGGACAATCTGCGATTTCTCCAAATGTATTTCAAGCGTGCGGCAATTAAAACGTCGTAAGCCTTTAAAGTACTTTTGTTTTGAAGTTAAGAGAGAAGGGAGGATGAAGAAGAACATATATTTCTTAATATCGGAAACAACGCACACTGATACTTGTTGGTCCGATGGATCGGCATCTGGAGCTATGATCAGTCCTCCTCCTTCTGTTTTGTGTATCATTCCTGAAATCATATATATGTTGTGTAAGATGATTCGCTTGGTTCCATCGACCATAAGCTCTCCATTAAATGGCTGAAAACGAAGTAGCTGTTTGAGTGCAATTGCTGCATAAGTAAGTTTCCCAAGACCAAGATGGTTGAAAAATAGTTTTAGTTTTGAATTGAGCGCTTCTTTACAGACACAGGCATCATAACCGATACCGCAGCTGACTACATATTTTCTTGATTTCATTTTCGTATGTAATGTTACATTTCCTTGATCATAATAAGAGTAGCGGGTTGGATGTAAAGCTAGATTTAGAGCTTTAATAGGATCAGAAGGAATACCAAGTCCTTTTGCAAGATCGTTGCTTGATCCTGTGGGAATATATCCAAGTACAACATTTTTAAAGGAGGATATCCCGTTAATGACTTCGTTCATGGTTCCGTCACCACCAACTACTACGATATGAGAAATGCTTTTATGGGTATTAAGAATCTGTTTTGCTATCTTGATGGCGTGATACTCATAATGAGTAATGTGCTTTTGATAGATAACATTTTGTCTTTTTAACTCGTGTTCAATCAATCGCCAGATATTCTTACCGTAACCGGATCGGGCTTTCAAATTAACAATAAAATCATACACGATAAGACCTCCTTACATAAAAGATTCCTAGCTAGCCAATACTATTATAAAACAAATGGAAAAAATCAACAATAGCTAAGAAAAAAACAATATTTCGTCAATAATTGTGTGAATAAGAGCGATTTTTTCAAACAATACAAAAAATATATAAAAAAATATCAAAAAGAGGTTGACAAATGTTTTATAATAGAATATAATTTCAAATGTACTCAGCGCTTACAAAAAAGCGACAAATTAAATGGGATCATAGCTCAGCTGGGAGAGCACCTGCCTTACAAGCAGGGGGTCACAGGTTCGAGCCCTGTTGGTCCCACTTATCAGAAATATCTGATACAATTAAATATGGCGGAGTAGCTCAGTTGGCTAGAGCACACGGTTCATACCCGTGGTGTCGGCGGTTCAAATCCGTTCTCCGCTACTAAAACCTTAAATCAGTTGATTTAAGGTTTTTTTATTTTATATGATTCAAAGAATGTGATATCACATTCTTTTTTGATTTCTAGCACACAATATAATACAATGATAGAGAAAAAACAATTGATAGAATTGAGAGGTAAGAATATGAGAGTAGGAATGGGATATGATGTCCATAAACTAGTAGAAGATAGAGAGTTAATATTAGGGGGGGTAACAATTCCTTTTGAAAAAGGCTTATTAGGTCATTCGGATGCAGATGTTTTATTACATGCTATTATGGATGCAATTTTAGGCGCTGCAGCGCTTGGAGATATCGGAAGACATTTTCCGGATACCGATGCTGCTTATAAAGGTGCTTCAAGTCTAAAATTGTTGGCACATGTAAAAGAATTGATTGATGAAAAATTATATGTAATTGAAAATATAGATGCAACTGTAATTGCGCAGAGACCAAAGTTAGCGCCATACATTCCTGAAATGGTAAAAAATATTGCAACGACATTGGGACTAGACGAAGATCAGGTAAATGTAAAAGCAACGACAGAAGAAGGTCTTTCCTTTACGGGATCTGGCGAGGGAATGAGCGCCCAAGCAATCTGTTCAATATCACCAGTAGCGAATTATGTCTATGATGATATTATGAATACTGGTAGTGGCTGCGGCGGATGCAGTGGCTGCAGCGGCTGTAGTAAAAAAGGGTGATTTTATGAAGATAACGAAGTTATTAGGAAATGAAATAAAAGAACATGAATCTAAATTACGAAAGCTGTGGAAGGATTGTTTTGGTGATACGGAAAATTATATGGACTTTTATTTTGATGAGAAGCCTAAGGATTCTGTCGTATTTGCCATCTTCGATGAGGAGATGCTTTGCTCTATGTTGTGGTTAAATCCTTACGAAATGTACGTAAATGGTCAACGAAAGGATGCTTATTATATTGTTGGAGTAGCAACCGATCAGAACTATCGAAGCAGAGGATTTATGCGCAGTCTTTTATTAGAGTCATTTGCCTTTCTTTACAATAAGGGAGATGCTTTTACGTATCTTATGCCAGCAGCAGAAGCAATCTATGCACCATATGATTTTCGATTCATCTATGATAAGGAAAGATTACAGGTAAAGGAAGATTTAAGGATAGAAGAAATTTCTCCATATGAAGTGTTATCTTGGAAGATGTTAAGTGCGAGTGAGAAAGAGAATGCAGTTATTTTTGTAAATGAGATATTAGTCCAAAACTTTAGTCTTGCGACAGCACGTTCGGTGGCTTATTACGATCGCCTAGATCATGAGATGCATGCCTGCAATGGGGAAGTAATTGTATTTTATGAGAATGGACAGATGGCAGGTATTGTACCGTTTATGCAGGAAGAAGGACAGGTTGAAGTGGCAGAAGCAGTCTTTCAGCATAAGGTTTCAATAAGTGTCATATCAGCTGCAATCGCTAAATGGTATCCAGAAGCGAAAATTGGATTTCTAGAAAGCTATTCTCTGGATAAGCAGTTATCAGGAGAAAAGAAGCCGATGATCATGGCGAGGATCATTAATATGGAGCAATTCTTAAAGGTGCTTACTATTGATGAGGATTGTTCCATTATTATTGGAGTAAAAGATTCCTTTATTAAAGAAAACGAGGGAAATTATCAGATTACATTTGAATCTGGTATGACTCATGTCATGAAA carries:
- a CDS encoding acetyltransferase; protein product: MKITKLLGNEIKEHESKLRKLWKDCFGDTENYMDFYFDEKPKDSVVFAIFDEEMLCSMLWLNPYEMYVNGQRKDAYYIVGVATDQNYRSRGFMRSLLLESFAFLYNKGDAFTYLMPAAEAIYAPYDFRFIYDKERLQVKEDLRIEEISPYEVLSWKMLSASEKENAVIFVNEILVQNFSLATARSVAYYDRLDHEMHACNGEVIVFYENGQMAGIVPFMQEEGQVEVAEAVFQHKVSISVISAAIAKWYPEAKIGFLESYSLDKQLSGEKKPMIMARIINMEQFLKVLTIDEDCSIIIGVKDSFIKENEGNYQITFESGMTHVMKTNDPAEIIMDIAEWTSYFFGYYESKREDLHLTDLKKIHKIKSKYINEIV
- a CDS encoding 2-C-methyl-D-erythritol 2,4-cyclodiphosphate synthase; its protein translation is MRVGMGYDVHKLVEDRELILGGVTIPFEKGLLGHSDADVLLHAIMDAILGAAALGDIGRHFPDTDAAYKGASSLKLLAHVKELIDEKLYVIENIDATVIAQRPKLAPYIPEMVKNIATTLGLDEDQVNVKATTEEGLSFTGSGEGMSAQAICSISPVANYVYDDIMNTGSGCGGCSGCSGCSKKG